A single region of the Malus sylvestris chromosome 8, drMalSylv7.2, whole genome shotgun sequence genome encodes:
- the LOC126632594 gene encoding profilin-3-like, whose translation MYNTASIFLSKKFSGLVNTDQIGRSWFIEASIAFGKIQHLNAVINVKTQGSGGITIKKTSQALLIGVYDEPVTPGQCNIVVERLGDYLIEQGL comes from the exons ATGTACAACACTGCAAGCATATTCCTGTCTAAGAAGTTCTCTGGTCTGGTAAATACGGATCAAATTGGAAGAAGTTGGTTCATTGAAGCTTCCATCGCATTCGGCAAGATTCAGCACCTCAACGCCGTGATAAATGTTAAAACTCAA GGTTCGGGTGGAATTACTATCAAGAAGACCAGCCAGGCCCTGTTAATCGGTGTGTATGATGAGCCTGTGACTCCTGGGCAGTGCAACATAGTCGTTGAGAGGCTGGGCGATTACCTTATCGAGCAGGGTCTCTAA
- the LOC126632589 gene encoding uncharacterized protein LOC126632589 — MARGSGGRSGSRSGGFRSSRFRSRSCSSGTSLKSPSAPDEVVVRYSNGGPVRVVRPSEVEGAAFQSNLYSEYDKYGTPSGSLPCEGFEFCSCKKLLMSAIETTLFDGCNGPIGLSCRLLLELYCGVEVDIGALKKGSTCSGPVQK, encoded by the exons ATGGCTCGTGGCAGCGGCGGCCGTTCTGGTTCCCGCTCCGGAG GATTCAGATCCTCCCGCTTCCGTTCCCGTTCCTGTTCCTCTGGCACAAGTTTAAAGA GTCCTAGTGCCCCTGATGAGGTGGTGGTGAGATATTCGAACGGCGGCCCTGTTAGGGTTGTTCGTCCTTCAGAAGTTGAAGGAGCTGCGTTTCAGAGTAATTTATATTCCGAGTATGATAAATACGGGACTCCTTCCGGATCCTTGCCTTGTGAGGGATTTGAGTtttgtagctgcaaaaaattgCTTATGTCTGCGATTGAG ACAACCCTATTTGATGGGTGTAACGGTCCCATCGGTTTGTCTTGCCGCCTTCTCTTGGAACTTTATTGTGGTGTTGAGGTGGACATTGGTGCGTTAAAGAAAGGCTCGACTTGCAGTGGTCCGGTTCAAAAATGA
- the LOC126632593 gene encoding early nodulin-93-like: MGIPSELRDMWVNRKDALVIPSPAEEAKLLRSKKCIDEGVQEGFKYGAVAAVISSVATLGAVRTVPWAKYNLNYTAQALIISAATISTYFITVDKTILACARKNALLQDSLRRQREQ; the protein is encoded by the exons atggggattccatcggaactgaGGGACATGTGGGTGAACCGCAAGGATGCTCTGGTGATTCCTTCGCCAGCTGAAGAGGCGAAGCTGCTGAGATCCAAGAAGTGCATCGACG AGGGTGTTCAGGAGGGATTCAAGTACGGTGCTGTTGCGGCTGTTATCTCAAGTGTGGCTACG TTGGGTGCTGTTCGTACGGTACCTTGGGCAAAGTATAACCTCAACTACACCGCTCAAGCACTCATCATCAGTGCTG CAACAATTTCTACATACTTCATCACCGTTGATAAAACCATCTTGGCATGTGCGAGAAAAAATGCCCTGTTGCAAGACAGCTTGAGACGCCAGCGCGAGCAGTAA
- the LOC126632582 gene encoding endoribonuclease YBEY, chloroplastic-like yields the protein MLLRLPTLLRTLHPPSPSSATQMARYIPRATLISITPLPIRQTTASFPALIHSISPPETHRFNTSKTSLFGRRFHSLCGHERIRAARPPLLRGPIFFSQREYRKVRRRAAKSKEKEIELDVSICIEEGLPDDPEVLSIAELLRLNVPMAMKLAFDGLKGSVYKTRDNSINDVGGFESIELSVLLCNDEFIRKLNKEWRNEDHATDVLSLSQHVPNLKLPILMLGDIVISVETAARQAEERGHTLIDEIRVLMIHGLLHLLGFDHEISEEAEVEMEKEEELLLKSLGWKGKGLIQSAHDAEAQTNSHEEKPDDRKREGSLRFYKPKFKCIFCDMDGTLLNSKSQISLTTAKALKEVSSRGVRVVIATGKSRSAVMKIFKEVELAGEDGIVSEFSPGVFLQGLLVYGRQGREIFRKNLDTSVCREACLYSCENKVPLIAFSKDRCFSLFQHPLLDSVHTLYNEPKVEIMPSVEHLLAEADIQKVLFMETPEVVATTLRPYWSQATGDRATVVQAVEGHLEIVPAGTSKGSGVNMLLDHLGITRNQIMAIGDGENDVEMLELASLGVALSNGSEKTKAVANAIGASNDEDGVADAIYRYAF from the exons ATGCTCCTCCGCCTCCCTACTCTCCTCCGCACCCTCCACCCTCCCTCCCCGTCCTCCGCCACTCAAATGGCGCGTTACATTCCGCGCGCCACCCTAATATCCATCACCCCTCTTCCCATCCGACAAACCACCGCCTCATTTCCCGCGCTCATCCATTCAATCTCCCCTCCTGAAACGCACCGTTTCAACACCTCAAAAACTTCTCTATTCGGCCGGAGATTTCACTCTCTGTGCGGACACGAACGGATACGAGCAGCCAGACCGCCATTGCTACGGGGACCAATCTTCTTCTCACAGAGAGAGTACCGAAAGGTGAGACGGCGAGCCGCAAAAAGCAAGGAGAAGGAGATCGAGCTTGACGTCAGCATTTGCATCGAAGAAGGATTGCCTGACGATCCTGAAGTGCTG AGTATTGCGGAATTGCTTCGTCTGAATGTTCCAATGGCAATGAAGCTGGCGTTTGATGGGTTGAAAGGTTCAGTGTATAAAACAAGGGACAATTCCATAAACGACGTTGGTGGATTCGAAAGCATAGAGCTTTCGGTGCTTCTCTGCAACGATGAGTTCATCCGAAAACTTAACAAGGAATGGAGAAATGAAGACCATGCCACCGATGTTCTCTCACTGTCGCAGCATGTCCCAAATCTTAAGCTTCCCATT CTTATGTTGGGTGACATTGTGATTTCTGTTGAGACAGCGGCAAGGCAAGCGGAGGAAAGAGGCCACACGCTTATTGATGAGATACGTGTTCTCATG ATACATGGGTTGTTACATTTACTAGGATTTGATCATGAGATTAGTGAAGAGGCAGAAGTGGAaatggagaaggaggaggagcttCTTTTAAAGAGTCTTGGGTGGAAGGGGAAGGGATTAATTCAAAGTGCACATGATGCCGAAGCCCAAACAAATTCCCATGAGGAAAAACCAGATG ACAGGAAGAGAGAAGGCAGCCTGCGATTTTATAAACCAAAGTTCAAATGCATTTTCTGTGATATGGATG GCACCCTTCTCAACAGCAAAAGTCAAATTAGTTTAACAACTGCGAAAGCTCTCAAGGAGGTGTCATCAAGGGGTGTGAGAGTAGTGATAGCCACTGGAAAA TCTCGTTCAGCTGTGATGAAAATTTTTAAGGAGGTAGAATTAGCTGGAGAAGATGGCATTGTTTCGGAATTTTCTCCTGGGGTTTTTTTGCAG GGGTTGCTTGTTTATGGTAGGCAAGGTCgggaaatttttagaaaaaatttagaTACAAGTGTCTGCAGAGAG GCGTGTCTCTACTCTTGTGAGAATAAGGTTCCTCTTATTGCGTTCAGCAAGGACCGTTGCTTTTCTCTGTTTCAGCATCCATTACTTGACTCAGTGCATACATTGTATAATGAGCCAAAG GTGGAAATCATGCCTTCGGTTGAGCACCTCTTGGCTGAAGCTGACATACAG AAAGTGCTCTTCATGGAGACCCCTGAGGTAGTGGCTACTACTTTGAGGCCATACTGGTCACAAGCAACTGGAGATCGTGCAACAGTTGTTCAAGCTGTGGAAGGGCACCTTGAAATTGTTCCCGCAGGAACCTCAAAGGGAAGTGGGGTGAACATGCTTCTTGATCATTTAGGAATCACTCGAAATCAG ATCATGGCTATTGGCGATGGAGAAAATGATGTCGAGATGCTTGAGCTGGCTTCTTTGGGCGTTGCTCTTAGTAACGGATCAGAGAAGACAAAAGCTGTGGCTAATGCAATTGGTGCAAGCAATGATGAAGATGGTGTGGCTGATGCCATTTACCGGTACGCATTTTGA
- the LOC126632584 gene encoding endoribonuclease YBEY, chloroplastic-like gives MYKTRDNAIGGVAGYESVELSVLLCYNEFIGKLNKEWRAEDNATDVISMSQHVPDLKLPMLMLVDIVISVETVARQAEQRGHMLLDKMRILMVHGLLHLLGFDHKVSEDTEVEMEEEEEDLPLKSLGWKGKGLIQSAYDAATHSDGLKLGTLLNSKSQLSSTNVKAMKEASSRAVKIVIATGKARPAVIRVFKGVDLTGKDGIVSEFSPGVFLQGLLVYGTQGREIFRRNLDTDVCREACRYSLENEVPLITFTKDHCLSLYDHPLVDSMHTVYHEQKAEIMPSVEHLMAAAGIQKLVFMDTAEGVTTAMRPYWSEANGDGARVVQTVPDMLEIVPPGTSKGSGVSMLLDHLGITPKEIMAIGDGENDIEMLELACLGIALGNGVEKTKTVANVIGLSNDENGVADAIYRYAL, from the exons ATGTATAAAACAAGGGACAATGCTATAGGCGGTGTTGCGGGATATGAAAGTGTGGAGCTTTCGGTGCTTCTTTGCTATAACGAGTTTATCGGGAAACTTAATAAGGAGTGGAGAGCGGAGGACAATGCTACTGATGTTATTTCCATGTCCCAACACGTCCCTGATCTTAAGCTTCCCATG CTTATGTTGGTGGACATTGTGATTTCTGTTGAGACAGTGGCAAGACAAGCGGAGCAAAGAGGCCATATGCTTCTTGACAAGATGCGCATTCTCATG GTACATGGATTGTTACATCTGTTAGGATTTGATCACAAGGTTAGTGAAGACACTGAAGTGgaaatggaggaggaggaggaggatctTCCCTTAAAGAGTCTTGGGTGGAAGGGAAAAGGGTTAATTCAGAGTGCATATGATGCTGCGACCCATTCCGATGGGCTCAAACTAG GCACCCTTCTCAACAGCAAAAGCCAACTGAGCTCAACAAATGTCAAGGCTATGAAAGAGGCCTCATCAAGGGCTGTGAAAATAGTGATAGCAACCGGAAAA GCTCGGCCAGCTGTGATTCGCGTTTTTAAGGGGGTAGATTTAACTGGAAAAGATGGCATTGTTTCAGAATTTTCTCCTGGGGTTTTCTTGCAG GGATTGCTTGTTTATGGTACACAAGGTCGGGAAATTTTTAGAAGGAATTTGGATACAGATGTATGCAGAGAG GCATGTCGTTACTCTCTGGAAAATGAGGTTCCTCTTATAACATTCACCAAGGATCATTGCTTATCCCTTTATGATCACCCACTTGTTGATTCCATGCATACTGTTTATCACGAGCAAAAG GCGGAGATCATGCCTTCAGTTGAGCATCTCATGGCTGCTGCTGGTATACAG AAACTAGTCTTCATGGACACTGCTGAGGGAGTAACAACTGCTATGAGGCCATACTGGTCagaagcaaatggagatggTGCCAGAGTTGTTCAAACCGTGCCTGACATGCTTGAAATTGTTCCCCCTGGAACCTCAAAAGGAAGTGGAGTGAGCATGCTGCTCGATCATTTGGGAATCACTCCAAAAGAG atCATGGCTATTGGCGATGGGGAAAATGATATCGAGATGCTTGAGCTGGCTTGTTTAGGCATTGCTCTTGGTAACGGAGTGGAGAAGACAAAAACTGTGGCTAACGTAATTGGTCTCAGCAACGACGAAAACGGCGTAGCTGATGCAATATACCGGTATGCATTGTGA
- the LOC126632581 gene encoding nuclear poly(A) polymerase 4-like isoform X1: protein MAGSEDPVASSPAEQPPKHYGTTRPIFLSGPTEYDLQRNVELEKYLIDSGLYESKDEAAKREEVLGRIDQIVKGWVKQLTIERGYTDQMVEDANAVIFTFGSYRLGVHGPGADIDTLCVGPSYVNREEDFFIILHGILAELEEVTELQPVPDAHVPVMKFKFQGISIDLLYASISLLVVPEDVDISYGSVLYDVDEQTVRSLNGCRVADQILKLVPNVEHFRTTLRCLKFWAKRRGVYSNVTGFLGGVNWAILVARICQLYPNAIPSVLVSKFFRVYTQWRWPNPVILCSIEENELGFPTWDPRRNPRDRLHHMPIITPAYPCMNSSYNVSVSTLRVIAEQFDHGNRICEEIELNKAQWSALFEPYLFFEAYKNYLQVDIVAADVDDLLTWKGWVESRFRQLTLKIERDTKGMLQCHPYPKEYVDVSKPCPHCAFFMGLQRKEGVRGKEGQQFDIRGTVDEFREGINMYMFWKPGMDIYVSHVRRKQLPPFVFPDGCKRPRLSMHVSQQDERTYEDSAGCSSGSAERHTRRKIDHKTEDVRAIKLEKQTSVSSQLMESVAPESSTGGAPDTSFSNSIRLECLATGDAEKKSDSRLPVEQLESERGSVGNVRMVDNVVHESNTISECTSMHVPEFPKVRNEVKPSQEDYEVKPSEQLEKPLPWKELVIPCAASISESKETCEMT from the exons ATGGCGGGTTCTGAGGATCCAGTGGCCTCTTCCCCGGCTGAGCAGCCGCCAAAGCACTACGGCACCACCAGGCCAATCTTCCTTTCCGGTCCTACCGAGTATGATCTTCAACGAAATGTCGAACTCGAAAAG TACTTGATTGATTCGGGACTTTACGAGAGTAAAGACGAGGCTgcgaagagagaagaggttctTGGTCGCATTGATCAG ATTGTGAAAGGCTGGGTGAAGCAGTTGACAATTGAAAGAGGCTACACGGATCAGATGGTGGAGGACGCGAATGCTGTCATTTTTACTTTTGGGTCTTATCGTCTTGGG GTTCATGGGCCTGGAGCTGACATAGACACTTTGTGTGTTGGGCCATCATATGTGAATCGAGAG GAAGATTTCTTTATTATATTGCATGGTATCCTTGCTGAATTGGAAGAGGTTACTGAACTTCAACCAGTTCCTGATGCTCATGTCCCCGTCATGAAATTCAAGTTCCAGGGAATATCAATAGATCTTTTGTATGCAAGCATCTCTCTTTTGGTTGTTCCAGAA GATGTAGACATCTCATATGGATCTGTGCTATATGATGTTGATGAGCAAACTGTTCGAAGTCTGAACGGCTGCAGGGTTGCAGATCAAATTCTTAAACTTGTCCCCAATGTTGAG CACTTCCGGACGACACTCAGATGTTTGAAGTTTTGGGCTAAAAGACGTGGTGTTTATTCAAAT GTTACTGGATTCCTTGGTGGTGTAAATTGGGCTATCTTAGTTGCTCGGATATGCCAGCTTTATCCCAATGCAATTCCTAGCGTGTtggtttccaaatttttcaGAGTGTATACTCAGTGGCGTTGGCCAAATCCTGTAATTTTATGTTCAATTGAAGAGAATGAACTTGGGTTCCCTACATGGGACCCTCGTAGAAACCCTCGGGACCGCCTTCATCATATGCCAATAATAACTCCTGCATACCCTTGCATGAACTCTAGTTACAATGTCTCAGTAAGTACTTTACGTGTTATAGCGGAGCAGTTTGACCATGGTAATAGGATATGTGAG GAGATTGAGCTGAATAAGGCCCAGTGGAGTGCTCTCTTTGAACCTTATCTCTTCTTTGAGGCATACAAAAATTATCTACAAGTGGACATAGTTGCAGCTGATGTTGATGACTTGCTGACGTGGAAGGGATGGGTGGAATCCCGGTTTAGACAGCTTACCCTGAAG ATAGAGCGAGACACAAAAGGGATGCTGCAGTGCCATCCATATCCTAAGGAATATGTCGACGTATCCAAGCCATGCCCGCACTGTGCTTTCTTTATGGGTTTGCAGAGGAAAGAGGGAGTGAGAGGTAAAGAAGGTCAGCAATTTGATATACGTGGAACAGTCGATGAGTTCAGGGAAGGAATAAACATGTACATGTTCTGGAAACCTGGGATGGATATATATGTTTCTCATGTTCGCCGGAAGCAGCTTCCTCCCTTTGTTTTCCCCGATGGGTGTAAGCGGCCTCGATTATCAATGCATGTAAGTCAGCAGGACGAAAGAACTTATGAAGATTCTGCAGGTTGTAGTTCTGGGTCTGCGGAAAGACATACCAGGAGGAAAATTGATCATAAAACAGAGGATGTGAGGGCAATCAAACTCGAGAAGCAGACATCTGTTAGTTCACAATTGATGGAGTCTGTGGCCCCAGAAAGTAGTACAGGTGGAGCACCTGATACCAGCTTCAGTAACAGCATTAGGTTAGAGTGTCTGGCAACTGGAGATGCAGAAAAGAAATCTGATAGTAGATTGCCTGTTGAACAGTTAGAGAGTGAAAGGGGAAGTGTTGGAAACGTGAGAATGGTTGATAATGTTGTGCACGAATCCAATACTATAAGCGAGTGCACATCTATGCATGTTCCTGAATTCCCCAAAGTCAGAAATGAGGTCAAGCCTTCACAAGAGGATTATGAGGTAAAACCATCTGAACAGTTGGAGAAACCTCTTCCCTGGAAGGAGCTGGTAATTCCATGTGCAGCTTCTATCTCAGAGTCCAAGGAAACATGTGAGATGACCTAA
- the LOC126632581 gene encoding nuclear poly(A) polymerase 4-like isoform X2: protein MHTFSYEDFFIILHGILAELEEVTELQPVPDAHVPVMKFKFQGISIDLLYASISLLVVPEDVDISYGSVLYDVDEQTVRSLNGCRVADQILKLVPNVEHFRTTLRCLKFWAKRRGVYSNVTGFLGGVNWAILVARICQLYPNAIPSVLVSKFFRVYTQWRWPNPVILCSIEENELGFPTWDPRRNPRDRLHHMPIITPAYPCMNSSYNVSVSTLRVIAEQFDHGNRICEEIELNKAQWSALFEPYLFFEAYKNYLQVDIVAADVDDLLTWKGWVESRFRQLTLKIERDTKGMLQCHPYPKEYVDVSKPCPHCAFFMGLQRKEGVRGKEGQQFDIRGTVDEFREGINMYMFWKPGMDIYVSHVRRKQLPPFVFPDGCKRPRLSMHVSQQDERTYEDSAGCSSGSAERHTRRKIDHKTEDVRAIKLEKQTSVSSQLMESVAPESSTGGAPDTSFSNSIRLECLATGDAEKKSDSRLPVEQLESERGSVGNVRMVDNVVHESNTISECTSMHVPEFPKVRNEVKPSQEDYEVKPSEQLEKPLPWKELVIPCAASISESKETCEMT, encoded by the exons ATGCATACATTTTCATAT GAAGATTTCTTTATTATATTGCATGGTATCCTTGCTGAATTGGAAGAGGTTACTGAACTTCAACCAGTTCCTGATGCTCATGTCCCCGTCATGAAATTCAAGTTCCAGGGAATATCAATAGATCTTTTGTATGCAAGCATCTCTCTTTTGGTTGTTCCAGAA GATGTAGACATCTCATATGGATCTGTGCTATATGATGTTGATGAGCAAACTGTTCGAAGTCTGAACGGCTGCAGGGTTGCAGATCAAATTCTTAAACTTGTCCCCAATGTTGAG CACTTCCGGACGACACTCAGATGTTTGAAGTTTTGGGCTAAAAGACGTGGTGTTTATTCAAAT GTTACTGGATTCCTTGGTGGTGTAAATTGGGCTATCTTAGTTGCTCGGATATGCCAGCTTTATCCCAATGCAATTCCTAGCGTGTtggtttccaaatttttcaGAGTGTATACTCAGTGGCGTTGGCCAAATCCTGTAATTTTATGTTCAATTGAAGAGAATGAACTTGGGTTCCCTACATGGGACCCTCGTAGAAACCCTCGGGACCGCCTTCATCATATGCCAATAATAACTCCTGCATACCCTTGCATGAACTCTAGTTACAATGTCTCAGTAAGTACTTTACGTGTTATAGCGGAGCAGTTTGACCATGGTAATAGGATATGTGAG GAGATTGAGCTGAATAAGGCCCAGTGGAGTGCTCTCTTTGAACCTTATCTCTTCTTTGAGGCATACAAAAATTATCTACAAGTGGACATAGTTGCAGCTGATGTTGATGACTTGCTGACGTGGAAGGGATGGGTGGAATCCCGGTTTAGACAGCTTACCCTGAAG ATAGAGCGAGACACAAAAGGGATGCTGCAGTGCCATCCATATCCTAAGGAATATGTCGACGTATCCAAGCCATGCCCGCACTGTGCTTTCTTTATGGGTTTGCAGAGGAAAGAGGGAGTGAGAGGTAAAGAAGGTCAGCAATTTGATATACGTGGAACAGTCGATGAGTTCAGGGAAGGAATAAACATGTACATGTTCTGGAAACCTGGGATGGATATATATGTTTCTCATGTTCGCCGGAAGCAGCTTCCTCCCTTTGTTTTCCCCGATGGGTGTAAGCGGCCTCGATTATCAATGCATGTAAGTCAGCAGGACGAAAGAACTTATGAAGATTCTGCAGGTTGTAGTTCTGGGTCTGCGGAAAGACATACCAGGAGGAAAATTGATCATAAAACAGAGGATGTGAGGGCAATCAAACTCGAGAAGCAGACATCTGTTAGTTCACAATTGATGGAGTCTGTGGCCCCAGAAAGTAGTACAGGTGGAGCACCTGATACCAGCTTCAGTAACAGCATTAGGTTAGAGTGTCTGGCAACTGGAGATGCAGAAAAGAAATCTGATAGTAGATTGCCTGTTGAACAGTTAGAGAGTGAAAGGGGAAGTGTTGGAAACGTGAGAATGGTTGATAATGTTGTGCACGAATCCAATACTATAAGCGAGTGCACATCTATGCATGTTCCTGAATTCCCCAAAGTCAGAAATGAGGTCAAGCCTTCACAAGAGGATTATGAGGTAAAACCATCTGAACAGTTGGAGAAACCTCTTCCCTGGAAGGAGCTGGTAATTCCATGTGCAGCTTCTATCTCAGAGTCCAAGGAAACATGTGAGATGACCTAA